Part of the Rhodococcus sp. OK302 genome is shown below.
CGGTCAGTCCGACAAGCCAACCGAGCATCCGCAGTACTTCGCGCACAGCGCGTCGGCGCTCAACGATCTCCTGGACACTCTCGAGATCACGGGACGCGTAGACCTACTGGGTAATTCGCTCGGTGGTGGCGCTGCGGTCCGCTTTGCGCTCGACTACCCGGATCGCGCCGGACGGCTTGTCCTCATGGGCCCCGGCGGACTCAGCGTCAACCTCTTTTCGCCGGATCCCACCGAGGGTGTCAAGAACCTCGGAAAGTTCAGCTACCAGCCGACGCGTGAAAACCTCGAAGCATTCCTGCGCATCATGGTCTTCGATCAGAAGCTCATCACGCCGGAACTCGTCGACGAGCGGTTTGCTGCTGCCAGCACGCCGGAGTCACTTGCCGCAACCAAGGCAATGGGGAAGTCCTTCTCCAGCGGCGACTTCGAACTCGGTATGCTCTGGCGTGAGGCGTACAAGCTTCGCCAGCGTGTGCTCCTGATCTGGGGCCGCGAAGATCGCGTCAATCCGCTCGACGGTGCGCTGGTCGCACTCAAGATGATTCCGCGTGCGCAGCTTCACGTCTTCGGCGGCTGTGGCCACTGGGCGCAGCTCGAAAAATTTGACGAATTCAACCGGCTCGCAACCGATTTCTTGCTCGACGGAGGTAAGTGATGGGTATTCGTTCACTGGCATACATGCGCATCGGGGCCACCGACATGGCCGCGTGGCGTGATTACGGCCTCAAGGTCCTCGGCATGAACGAGGGCAAGGGCGTCGACGCGAATTCGCTGTACCTGCGGATGGACGATTTTCCGGCGCGCCTCGTCATAGTTCCGAACGAGACGGATCGACTTCTCGTCTCGGGCTGGGAGACCGCGAATGCAGCGGAGCTGCAAGACATTCGTGATCGTCTGTCCGCTGCCGGCGTTCCCTTCAAAGAGGGCACAGCGGAGCAGTTGAAGGACCGGCGCGTTGTCGAACTGATCGCATTCGAGGACACCTCGGGTAACTCCCTCGAAGTGTTCCACGGTGTCGCGCTTGAACATCGACGCATCGTGAGCCCGTACGGACACAAGTTCGTGACGGGTGAGCAGGGCCTCGGCCACGTCGTACTCACCACCGACGACGACGACGCTTCGCTGCGGTTCTACCGTGACGTCCTCGGATTCACGTTGCGGGACTCGATGCGTCTGCCACCGCAGATGGTCGGCCGGCCTGCAGACGGAGATCCGGCCTGGCTCCGGTTCCTCGGCTGCAACCCGCGCCATCACAGCCTCGCGTTCCTGCCGTTCCCCAACCCGACGGGCATCGTGCACCTGATGCTCGAGGTGGAGAACTCCGACGACGTCGGGCTGTGCCTGGACCGTGCGCTGCGCAAGAACGTCAAGATGTCCGCGACGCTCGGGCGCCACGTCAACGACGAAATGTTGTCCTTCTACATGAAGACACCGGGCGGATTCGACATCGAATTCGGCTGTGAGGGACTCGAAGTCGAAGACGAAAGCTGGATTGCGCGTGAAAGTACGGCAGTAAGTCTGTGGGGTCACGACTTCACCGTCGGAATGAAGCCGTGAGTACCCCCGCGCTCGACCCACGGCAGTTCCGCACAGTTCTGGGTCAGTTCTGCACCGGGGTCACCATCATCACGACAGTTGACGATGGTGAGCCCGTGGGCTTTGCCTGCCAGTCTTTTGCCGCGCTCTCCCTCGATCCGCCCCTGGTGTTGTTCTGCCCCACCAAGGGTTCTCGATCCTGGGCGGCAATCGAGAAGACCGGCAAGTTCGCTGTCAACGTGTTGGCAGAAGAGCAGCAGTCCGTGTGTGCGCGTTTCGGCTCGCGTGAGCCGGACAAGTTTGCCGGTATCGACTGGACACCTTCACCATTGGGTTCGCCGATCATCGACAACTCGCTGGCACACATCGACTGCACCGTCGAAACCGTCCACGACGGCGGCGATCACTACGTCGTCTTCGGTCGCGTCTCGTCAATGAGTGAGATCAAAACCGAACGCCCGCTGTTGTTCTACCGCGGGCAGTACACGGGTATCGAGCCGGACAAGACCGTGCCGGCTCAGTGGCGGGACGATCTGGAAGCGTTCCTGACCACGATCACGGAAGATACCTGGCTCTAGGGGCCTCCGGCCCCTGTGCGCCTTTTTGGTAGTTGGGACAGTGCGGATTCATGCGGTCGTCGCAACGATCAATCTATTGAGACGCTCGGCTGGAGTATCCCAGTCGAGCGTCTCACGGATACGTTCGTTGAGTTCATCCGCCACGAACCGAAGTCGCTCCTCCGAGTGCACGGACAGATCCGTGCCCTTCGGAAAGTACTGACGCAGAATTACAGAGGTACCGGCCTGATGGAGGTGGAGTCCGGCGGGGTCGTACCCCGCCGGACTCCACGATCCATCGTTGCGCGGTCGCTGTTGCGACTGCGGCCTCGCAGGCCGCCGCTACCGTGGTTTCTCCTGCGCTACGGCATTGCCAGAACCGTGCCCGTGCCTGCTGATGCGGGTGGTCTTCCGATCTTCATCATGTCGACATCCTCTACTGCCTGGGATGTTGCGACGACCGGTTGAACTCGCCCTACCAAAAAGGCGCACAGGCGAAGCCTGGGTGAACATCGCGAAACTCTCTTGTACGGCCGTCCAATTGTGGGTTCACTCCTAGCGTGCATCCGAATGCCTTTGAACGAATAACCAGACGTGGACTCCTGCAGAGTTCGGCCGTACTTGCCGGTGCGGCAACCCTCGGTGTTGTCGGAGCGAACCGCGCCGGCGCTGAGGTGGCCGCGAGTTTTGCGCACGGTGTCGCCTCCGGAGATCCGTTGCCGGACTCCGTGATCATCTGGACGCGCGTCACACCGGTTGCTGCGGCCACACCGGGTTCCGGGGTCGGACCGGCGGTGACGCTGAACTGGCAGGTTGCAACCGACGAAGGCTTTGCAAACATCGCAGCGTCGGGAAGTGTTGTGGCTTCGGTTAATTCCGATCACACTGCCAAAATTGATGTGACCGGACTCGATTCGTCTACCGCCTACTGGTACCGATTCACAGCAGGCTCGGCAGTCTCGCCGGTAGGCCGCACCCGTACTGCTCCGTCGAATTCCGCGGACCTCGAGCGCCTACGCTTCGGAGTGGTGTCCTGCTCCAACTGGGAGGCAGGCTATTTCAGTGCCTACCGCCACCTCGGATTCCGCGATGACCTCGACGCGATCATCCATCTCGGCGACTACATCTACGAGTACGGCCAAGGGGAGTACGGCGCCAAGGATGGTTCGGTGCGGTTGCATGAGCCCGCGCACGAGATCATCTCACTGGCCGACTATCGAATCAGGCACGCGCAGTACAAGACTGATCCTGACCTCGCCGCACTGCACCGGAAGTTGCCGTTCATCACCACCTG
Proteins encoded:
- the hsaD gene encoding 4,5:9,10-diseco-3-hydroxy-5,9,17-trioxoandrosta-1(10),2-diene-4-oate hydrolase; translation: MTTTEESLTYESTSRFAQVRPDLKLHFHEAGVGNDQTIVLLHGGGPGASSWSNFARNIPVLAKNFHVIAVDQPGYGQSDKPTEHPQYFAHSASALNDLLDTLEITGRVDLLGNSLGGGAAVRFALDYPDRAGRLVLMGPGGLSVNLFSPDPTEGVKNLGKFSYQPTRENLEAFLRIMVFDQKLITPELVDERFAAASTPESLAATKAMGKSFSSGDFELGMLWREAYKLRQRVLLIWGREDRVNPLDGALVALKMIPRAQLHVFGGCGHWAQLEKFDEFNRLATDFLLDGGK
- the hsaC gene encoding iron-dependent extradiol dioxygenase HsaC is translated as MGIRSLAYMRIGATDMAAWRDYGLKVLGMNEGKGVDANSLYLRMDDFPARLVIVPNETDRLLVSGWETANAAELQDIRDRLSAAGVPFKEGTAEQLKDRRVVELIAFEDTSGNSLEVFHGVALEHRRIVSPYGHKFVTGEQGLGHVVLTTDDDDASLRFYRDVLGFTLRDSMRLPPQMVGRPADGDPAWLRFLGCNPRHHSLAFLPFPNPTGIVHLMLEVENSDDVGLCLDRALRKNVKMSATLGRHVNDEMLSFYMKTPGGFDIEFGCEGLEVEDESWIARESTAVSLWGHDFTVGMKP
- the hsaB gene encoding 3-hydroxy-9,10-secoandrosta-1,3,5(10)-triene-9,17-dione monooxygenase reductase subunit translates to MSTPALDPRQFRTVLGQFCTGVTIITTVDDGEPVGFACQSFAALSLDPPLVLFCPTKGSRSWAAIEKTGKFAVNVLAEEQQSVCARFGSREPDKFAGIDWTPSPLGSPIIDNSLAHIDCTVETVHDGGDHYVVFGRVSSMSEIKTERPLLFYRGQYTGIEPDKTVPAQWRDDLEAFLTTITEDTWL